In Luteitalea sp. TBR-22, one genomic interval encodes:
- a CDS encoding 2-isopropylmalate synthase: MATDVLVFDTTLRDGEQAPGFSLRVPEKLTLARRLEALGVDIIEAGFPIASADDAESVKRIAQELQGPTIAALARCTTADIECAGQAITPARKGRIHTFIATSDLHLERKLRISREQCLETAVKAVTLARKYTDDVQFSAEDATRSDIPFLAQVIQAVIDAGATTINLPDTVGYSTPDEIEAFFKAIRAAVPSADQVIFSTHCHDDLGLAVANSIAALHGGARQVECTINGIGERAGNAALEEIVMITRVRADRAPFSTRIDARELFGTSQLLTELTGEAVQANKAIVGRNAFAHESGIHQDGMLKDRRTYEIMSPDSVGVPKTTLVLGKHSGRHAVAQKCEALGFAFSKRELDQVYRQMIALADTQKHVSDEELAAIAAQVKAEHAHMAHPVGYGHGV; this comes from the coding sequence ATGGCAACCGACGTCCTCGTCTTCGACACGACCCTCCGGGATGGCGAACAAGCGCCCGGCTTCTCGCTGCGCGTCCCCGAGAAGCTGACCCTGGCGCGCCGGCTCGAGGCGCTCGGCGTCGACATCATCGAGGCCGGCTTCCCGATCGCGTCGGCCGACGACGCCGAGTCGGTGAAGCGGATCGCGCAGGAGCTGCAAGGGCCGACGATTGCCGCGCTGGCCCGCTGCACGACGGCCGACATCGAGTGCGCCGGGCAGGCGATCACCCCCGCTCGCAAGGGCCGCATCCACACCTTCATCGCGACGTCGGACCTGCACCTCGAGCGCAAGCTCCGCATCTCCCGCGAGCAATGCCTCGAGACTGCCGTCAAGGCGGTCACGCTGGCCCGCAAGTACACCGACGACGTGCAGTTCTCGGCCGAGGACGCCACCCGCAGCGACATCCCGTTCCTCGCGCAGGTCATCCAGGCGGTGATCGACGCCGGCGCCACGACGATCAACCTGCCTGACACGGTGGGCTACTCGACGCCCGACGAGATCGAGGCCTTCTTCAAGGCGATCCGCGCCGCGGTCCCGAGCGCCGACCAGGTGATCTTCAGCACCCACTGCCACGACGACCTCGGACTGGCGGTGGCCAACAGCATCGCGGCCCTGCATGGCGGCGCGCGGCAGGTCGAGTGCACGATCAACGGCATCGGCGAGCGCGCCGGCAACGCCGCCCTCGAAGAGATCGTGATGATCACGCGCGTGCGCGCCGACCGGGCGCCGTTCAGCACGCGCATCGACGCGCGCGAGCTGTTCGGCACCAGCCAGTTGTTGACCGAGCTCACCGGCGAGGCCGTCCAGGCCAACAAGGCGATCGTCGGCCGCAACGCGTTCGCGCACGAGTCGGGCATCCACCAGGACGGGATGCTCAAGGACCGGCGCACCTACGAGATCATGTCGCCCGACAGCGTCGGCGTGCCGAAGACCACGCTGGTGCTCGGCAAGCACTCGGGCCGCCACGCCGTGGCGCAGAAGTGCGAGGCGCTCGGCTTCGCCTTCAGCAAGCGCGAGCTCGATCAGGTGTACCGCCAGATGATCGCCCTGGCCGACACCCAGAAGCACGTCTCGGACGAGGAACTGGCGGCGATCGCCGCGCAGGTCAAGGCCGAGCACGCCCACATGGCGCACCCAGTGGGCTACGGGCATGGTGTTTGA
- the leuB gene encoding 3-isopropylmalate dehydrogenase → MTRSLVLLPGDGIGPEVVAAAEVVLKAVCQRFSHQVETRSFAIGGAALRAGLPVYPDDTRAACTAGDPVLLGAVGDPAFDHLPREQKIETGLLALRSSMGVYANLRPARAWEGLEDATPFKPQRTAGTDLIIVRELLGGLYFGEPRAIAADGQSAYNTMKYSVGEVQRVARVAFGLARARSKRLLSVDKANVLETSQLWRRTVTAMAADYPDVALEHQYVDAFAMNLALNPTRYDVVLTENLFGDILSDEAGAVCGSLGLLPSASLGDGGALYEPVHGSAPTLAGRDVANPAGAIGSLALVFRHSWQLEDEARAIESALARTIREGHRTADLVTAGQAATSCSKFAQLVAERI, encoded by the coding sequence ATGACTCGCTCGCTCGTGCTGCTTCCTGGCGACGGCATCGGCCCCGAAGTGGTGGCGGCTGCCGAGGTCGTCCTCAAGGCCGTCTGCCAACGCTTCTCCCATCAGGTCGAGACCCGCAGCTTCGCCATCGGTGGCGCGGCGCTGCGCGCAGGCCTGCCGGTGTATCCCGACGACACGCGCGCCGCCTGCACGGCCGGCGATCCCGTGCTGCTCGGCGCGGTCGGCGACCCGGCGTTCGATCACCTGCCGCGTGAGCAGAAGATCGAGACCGGCCTGCTGGCGCTGCGGTCGTCGATGGGCGTGTACGCGAACCTGCGTCCGGCGCGGGCCTGGGAAGGCCTCGAGGACGCGACGCCGTTCAAGCCGCAGCGCACCGCCGGCACCGACCTCATCATCGTGCGCGAGCTGCTCGGCGGCCTGTACTTCGGCGAGCCGCGCGCCATCGCGGCCGACGGGCAGTCGGCGTACAACACGATGAAGTACTCGGTGGGCGAGGTGCAGCGCGTGGCGCGCGTCGCCTTCGGGCTGGCACGTGCGCGGAGCAAGCGGCTGCTGTCGGTCGACAAGGCCAACGTGCTCGAGACCTCGCAGCTGTGGCGCCGGACGGTGACCGCGATGGCGGCCGACTACCCGGACGTGGCGCTCGAGCACCAGTACGTCGATGCCTTCGCGATGAACCTCGCGCTCAACCCGACGCGCTACGACGTGGTGCTCACCGAGAACCTGTTCGGCGACATCCTGTCGGACGAGGCGGGCGCGGTGTGCGGCTCGCTGGGCCTGCTGCCGTCGGCGAGCCTGGGAGACGGCGGCGCGCTCTACGAGCCGGTGCACGGGTCGGCGCCGACGCTGGCGGGCCGTGACGTCGCCAATCCGGCAGGCGCGATCGGCTCGCTCGCGCTCGTGTTCCGCCACAGCTGGCAGCTCGAGGACGAGGCGCGGGCGATCGAGTCGGCGCTGGCGCGCACGATTCGCGAAGGCCACCGCACCGCCGATCTCGTGACCGCTGGCCAGGCCGCGACCTCGTGCTCGAAGTTCGCGCAACTGGTCGCCGAACGGATCTGA
- a CDS encoding amidohydrolase family protein, which produces MPLARSITVTVATTIAAACLLWPGTQPVSAQQAVPKRFVIDAHQHWRNTPDYIPTLVKTYRARNAMACVLTRIEHLDALMAAAKQYPDVIIPYGHLDVDHPQARAHVEAFAKAGVKGIKMHTPKYNWDDFGYFPLYARMQELGLVALFHTGIVSGSGSGEPEPSSMARMRPSFLHTIARSFPKLKIHGSHLGNPWYDEAAEAARWSPNLYFDVTGSTLQKKQHNLTVFREYLWWDGPAEHSPSTAVYAFEKLVFGTDEAPEALDSVLARYEAMLEANKVPEASRRKIYGETMARLLGITPK; this is translated from the coding sequence ATGCCCCTCGCCCGCTCGATCACCGTCACAGTCGCAACGACCATCGCCGCTGCGTGCCTCCTCTGGCCGGGCACTCAGCCCGTCTCGGCGCAGCAGGCCGTGCCGAAGCGCTTCGTCATCGACGCGCACCAGCACTGGCGCAACACGCCTGACTACATCCCGACGCTCGTGAAGACCTATCGGGCGCGCAACGCGATGGCGTGCGTGCTGACGCGCATCGAGCACCTCGACGCGCTGATGGCCGCCGCGAAGCAGTATCCGGACGTGATCATCCCGTACGGGCACCTCGACGTCGACCATCCGCAGGCGAGGGCGCACGTCGAGGCGTTCGCGAAGGCTGGCGTGAAGGGCATCAAGATGCACACGCCGAAGTACAACTGGGACGACTTCGGCTACTTCCCGCTCTACGCGCGCATGCAGGAACTCGGCCTCGTGGCGCTCTTCCACACGGGCATCGTCTCGGGCAGCGGCAGCGGCGAGCCGGAGCCCTCGTCGATGGCGCGCATGCGGCCGTCGTTCCTGCACACGATCGCGCGCTCGTTCCCGAAGCTGAAGATCCACGGGTCGCACCTCGGCAACCCCTGGTACGACGAGGCGGCCGAGGCGGCGCGCTGGTCGCCGAACCTGTACTTCGACGTGACGGGCTCGACGCTGCAGAAGAAGCAGCACAACCTGACGGTGTTCCGCGAGTACCTCTGGTGGGACGGTCCGGCCGAGCACAGCCCGTCGACGGCGGTCTACGCCTTCGAGAAACTCGTGTTCGGCACCGACGAAGCCCCGGAGGCGCTCGACAGCGTGCTGGCGCGGTACGAGGCGATGCTCGAGGCCAACAAGGTCCCCGAGGCGAGCCGCAGGAAGATCTACGGCGAGACGATGGCGCGGCTGCTGGGCATCACGCCGAAGTAG
- a CDS encoding TonB-dependent receptor domain-containing protein translates to MSARLFALVACVVLIPVLALAQGNPTGAISGKVTDTGGLAVPGATVTASSPALQGTRTVTTSESGDYIVPFLPPGTYSVVIELAGFQTQRRDGVGVVISETVTVNATLAPSAVSETVEVQASAATEIGPALTVATTFKASQIELLPVGRTLNSAVLLAPGVQDNGPGGNIMISGAMSYENQFLINGVVVNENLRGQARNLFIEDAIQETKVSTGNLSAEYGRFQGGVVNMVTKSGGNRFSGSFRTSFANDSWGSLTPFEGDAAVDKTVPTYEITFGGPVLRERLWFFTAGRFENNEENLTTSYTAYNYTRKDDEKRYEGKLTYALTTKHTAKAAYTKRRLDTINNSFGTIMDARSLYDNANDEDLLSLNYTGVLTDSWFVEGQYSARDYAIIGSGGRLTDIPNGTPIWDRSRGQARFNAATFCAVCGSGVEDRNNWNVLLKTSYFLSTPRFGSHTLVVGADLYRETRENDNYQSGSNFRVQSTGAVINGQDIYPIFRGDNTTFIEYLPLVAPTQGNDIRTTSLFANDTWRLNTRLTFNVGLRYDRNNSKDQAGTQVVEDSAWSPRLGATWSIDDGARWVANAGFARYVTGMSTAIVDAGSAGGRTATFSYFYQGPNVNADPTRPLLTAEQALPIIFGWFEANGGINRTTRNAPSIPGVTTMVGTDLVAPSSTEWTAGLVRQLGSRATVRLDWVHREFTDFYGDYRDMSTGKVTDPTGRVYDLTVVGNTDVANRSYKGLVAQASYRSSRVTVGGNYTLSWLRGNFEGEDTGSGPVRFSGLDQPEYRGESWSYPTGYFNDQRHKVRAWVQYSVPVPEPLGRLELGFLERFDTSDASSIDGTIDPRPYVTNPGYQTPPSTVPYFFGDRGDLRYDNVFRSDLSVYWGKKIAGLGGSEIFFRGIVTNLFNHSAQTGGNETVLTRTNDSSYQLFNPFTQTPVQGVHYDLGPIFGQPTGVGDYQAPREFSFSVGVRF, encoded by the coding sequence ATGTCTGCCAGGCTGTTCGCGCTCGTCGCGTGCGTCGTCCTGATTCCCGTCCTCGCGCTGGCGCAGGGCAATCCCACGGGGGCCATCTCCGGCAAGGTCACCGACACGGGCGGCCTGGCAGTGCCTGGCGCGACGGTCACGGCCTCGTCGCCGGCGTTGCAGGGCACGCGAACGGTGACGACATCCGAGAGCGGCGACTACATCGTCCCGTTCCTCCCGCCGGGCACGTACTCGGTCGTCATCGAGCTGGCGGGGTTCCAGACGCAACGGCGTGACGGCGTTGGCGTGGTGATCTCCGAAACCGTCACGGTCAACGCGACGCTCGCGCCGTCGGCGGTCAGCGAGACAGTGGAGGTGCAGGCCAGCGCCGCCACCGAGATCGGTCCAGCGCTCACGGTGGCGACGACGTTCAAGGCCTCGCAGATCGAGCTGCTGCCGGTCGGGCGCACGCTGAACTCCGCCGTGCTGCTGGCGCCTGGCGTGCAGGACAACGGGCCGGGCGGCAACATCATGATCTCGGGCGCCATGTCGTACGAGAACCAGTTCCTCATCAACGGCGTGGTGGTCAACGAGAACCTGCGCGGCCAGGCCCGCAACCTCTTCATCGAGGATGCGATCCAGGAGACCAAGGTCTCGACCGGCAACCTGTCGGCCGAGTACGGTCGCTTCCAGGGCGGCGTCGTGAACATGGTCACCAAGTCCGGCGGCAACCGGTTCAGCGGGTCGTTCCGCACCTCGTTCGCCAACGACAGCTGGGGCTCGCTGACGCCGTTCGAGGGCGACGCGGCCGTCGACAAGACGGTGCCCACCTACGAGATCACCTTCGGCGGCCCCGTCCTCCGCGAGCGGCTCTGGTTCTTCACCGCCGGCCGCTTCGAGAACAACGAGGAGAACCTCACCACCAGCTACACCGCCTACAACTACACACGCAAGGACGACGAGAAGCGCTACGAGGGCAAGTTGACGTACGCGCTCACCACGAAGCACACGGCCAAGGCGGCCTACACCAAGCGCCGGCTCGACACGATCAACAACAGCTTCGGCACGATCATGGACGCGCGGTCCCTGTACGACAACGCCAACGACGAGGACCTGCTGTCGCTGAACTACACCGGCGTGCTCACCGACTCGTGGTTCGTCGAGGGCCAGTACTCGGCGCGCGACTACGCCATCATCGGGTCGGGCGGGCGCCTCACCGACATCCCCAACGGCACCCCGATCTGGGATCGCTCGCGCGGGCAGGCGCGCTTCAACGCCGCGACGTTCTGCGCCGTGTGCGGCAGCGGCGTCGAGGATCGCAACAACTGGAACGTGCTGCTCAAGACCAGCTACTTCCTCTCGACGCCCCGGTTCGGGTCGCACACGCTCGTCGTCGGTGCCGACCTGTACCGCGAGACGCGCGAGAACGACAACTACCAGTCGGGCAGCAACTTCCGCGTACAGTCGACCGGCGCGGTCATCAACGGGCAGGACATCTACCCGATCTTCCGCGGCGACAACACGACCTTCATCGAGTACCTGCCGCTGGTGGCGCCGACACAGGGCAACGACATCCGCACCACGTCGTTGTTCGCCAACGACACCTGGCGTCTGAACACGCGGCTGACGTTCAACGTCGGCCTGCGTTACGACCGGAACAATTCGAAGGACCAGGCGGGGACGCAGGTGGTGGAGGACTCGGCCTGGAGCCCGCGCCTCGGCGCGACGTGGTCGATCGACGACGGCGCCAGGTGGGTAGCGAACGCCGGGTTCGCGCGCTACGTCACCGGGATGAGCACCGCCATCGTCGATGCCGGCTCTGCCGGTGGCCGCACGGCGACGTTCAGCTACTTCTACCAGGGCCCGAACGTCAACGCCGACCCGACGCGTCCGCTGCTCACCGCAGAGCAGGCCCTGCCCATCATCTTCGGCTGGTTCGAGGCCAACGGTGGCATCAACCGGACCACGCGCAACGCGCCCAGCATTCCCGGTGTGACGACGATGGTGGGCACGGACCTGGTGGCCCCGAGTTCGACCGAGTGGACCGCCGGCCTCGTGCGGCAGCTCGGCAGCCGTGCCACCGTGCGCCTCGACTGGGTGCATCGCGAGTTCACCGACTTCTACGGCGACTACCGCGACATGAGCACCGGCAAGGTCACCGACCCGACGGGTCGCGTGTACGACCTCACGGTGGTCGGCAACACGGACGTGGCCAACCGCAGCTACAAGGGCCTCGTCGCGCAGGCCAGCTATCGCAGCAGCCGCGTGACGGTCGGGGGCAACTACACGCTGTCCTGGCTGCGCGGCAATTTCGAGGGCGAGGACACGGGAAGCGGGCCGGTGCGGTTCTCCGGGCTCGACCAGCCCGAGTATCGCGGCGAGTCGTGGAGCTACCCGACCGGGTACTTCAACGACCAGCGCCACAAGGTGCGTGCGTGGGTGCAGTACAGCGTGCCCGTGCCGGAACCGCTCGGGCGCCTCGAGCTCGGGTTCCTCGAGCGGTTCGACACGTCCGATGCCTCGAGCATCGATGGCACGATCGACCCGCGGCCGTACGTGACCAACCCCGGCTACCAGACGCCGCCCTCGACGGTGCCGTACTTCTTCGGCGATCGCGGTGACCTGCGCTACGACAACGTGTTCCGCAGCGACCTGTCGGTGTACTGGGGCAAGAAGATCGCCGGGCTCGGCGGCTCGGAGATCTTCTTCCGGGGCATCGTCACCAACCTGTTCAACCACTCGGCGCAGACCGGCGGCAACGAGACGGTGCTCACGCGCACCAACGACTCGTCGTACCAGCTGTTCAACCCGTTCACGCAGACCCCGGTGCAGGGCGTGCACTACGACCTCGGCCCCATCTTCGGCCAGCCCACGGGCGTGGGCGACTACCAGGCACCGCGCGAGTTCTCGTTCTCGGTGGGCGTGCGGTTCTGA
- a CDS encoding M14 family zinc carboxypeptidase, protein MRRRDLLSAPLAAALTTARPATARTTVAQPTSLDASDIAFDGPLGSQGATATLVGPDHFRIVLGAAPNQPGWPNKLNARILRHARGRAPRLDVVFPQGTDYAFNEYHQSFSYDGVHWHPLAWERGYLASPLADTLQLPPLQADQVWIGTQTPLSWDGDALGLIARWRQHPDVTVHTVGRTLGGRDMLRLEITTATSPHPRSRRWVHYLANQHPGEHNSQWRLVGLVDWLLSDAGADVRARQIVHVVLMMSPDAPANGWYRVNAQGVDMNRSYSPGGANTRQAHEAYLWQRDLEALMASDAPVTTIWAIHTWSGIVEPQLIPGPELQAGSLGDWTALRQALASADRLGLIEPVTLAKVGQYENRTWTDGPHKQFGITAMLCEGGAVLQTRQLNEASGAAIIQALGRFYTGVKPAP, encoded by the coding sequence ATGCGCCGCCGCGACCTGCTCTCCGCCCCCCTCGCCGCTGCCCTGACGACGGCCCGACCTGCGACCGCGCGAACGACCGTCGCGCAGCCGACGTCTCTCGACGCGTCCGACATCGCGTTCGACGGGCCCCTCGGTTCCCAGGGCGCGACGGCCACCCTCGTCGGCCCCGACCACTTCCGCATCGTGCTGGGCGCAGCGCCCAATCAGCCCGGCTGGCCCAACAAGCTCAATGCGCGCATCCTGCGCCACGCGCGTGGGCGCGCCCCGCGGCTCGACGTCGTGTTCCCGCAAGGCACCGACTACGCGTTCAACGAGTACCACCAGTCGTTCTCGTACGACGGCGTGCACTGGCACCCGCTGGCGTGGGAGCGCGGATACCTGGCCTCGCCTCTGGCCGACACGTTGCAGTTGCCGCCGCTGCAGGCCGACCAGGTGTGGATCGGCACGCAGACGCCGCTGTCGTGGGACGGCGATGCCCTCGGGCTGATCGCGCGGTGGCGCCAACACCCCGACGTCACGGTGCACACCGTGGGCAGGACGCTCGGGGGGCGTGACATGCTGCGGCTCGAGATCACGACCGCCACCAGCCCGCACCCACGATCGCGGCGCTGGGTGCACTACTTGGCCAACCAGCACCCGGGCGAGCACAACTCGCAGTGGCGCCTCGTGGGATTGGTGGACTGGCTGCTGAGCGATGCGGGCGCCGACGTGCGAGCGCGCCAGATCGTCCACGTCGTGCTGATGATGAGCCCGGACGCGCCGGCCAACGGCTGGTACCGCGTGAACGCGCAGGGCGTGGACATGAACCGCAGCTACAGCCCCGGCGGCGCGAACACCAGGCAAGCGCACGAGGCCTACCTGTGGCAGCGCGACCTCGAGGCCTTGATGGCGTCGGACGCGCCGGTCACCACCATCTGGGCCATCCACACCTGGTCGGGCATCGTCGAGCCGCAGCTGATCCCGGGGCCGGAACTGCAGGCCGGGTCGCTAGGCGACTGGACGGCACTGCGGCAGGCGCTGGCCTCGGCCGATCGACTCGGCCTGATCGAGCCCGTGACGCTCGCCAAGGTCGGTCAGTACGAGAACCGGACGTGGACCGACGGCCCGCACAAGCAGTTCGGGATCACGGCGATGCTGTGCGAAGGCGGCGCCGTGCTGCAGACGCGTCAACTCAATGAAGCGTCTGGCGCGGCGATCATCCAGGCGCTCGGGCGGTTCTACACAGGCGTCAAGCCCGCGCCGTGA